AAAATAGGAAAGGGAGATGTCCTTGATGACCGGCTTTTTGTCATAAAACTTGGACACACGCATCATGGAGTAGATAATTTTGTTTCCGTCAGTGCTCATGGGCGGTTGCAATCCTCCTCGATAAATTCAATTCGTCTTTGTACACTGTCGTCTAAGTGCCTGTCAACTTCGAGCTTTTTTTAATTATCTTTCAAATGGCCTGGGATTGCCGTAAAATTTGCAAACTGAACTCACGAAAGGTGGAAGCAATGAAAAATCGCTGGATTGTTCGTTTATTTACTATTGCCTTTGCTGTTTCCCTTATAGCCATGGGATACCAGGAAGCCAGTGCCCGCGCCGGTGGCGGCCGTTCATTCGGCAGCCGTGGAGCACGCACCTACAAGTCGCCGTCTCGCATGACAAATCCGTATACCTCCCGCCCCCAGCCATCTCCGCAACAATCCTTTCCCCAGGCCCAGCCCCAGCGCCAGGGCGGAAGTTTTCTCCGGGGATTGGCCGGTGGTGTCGTCGGCGGCCTTCTCGGGGGGATGCTCTTCCGCAGCCTCGGTTTTGCAGGTCCGGGCGCAGCGGGAGGTATCGGGATATTCGACATCCTCTTGATCGGCGGAATCCTGTACCTGATTTACCGCTTTGTTGCCTCGCGCCGCAGAGCGGCTCAACAGACCGCCGGCGGTACGCAGCAATACTGGCGTCAGGCGGAAAGCGCAGAGCCTGCTCCGCAACAGTATAATTTCAGCCAACCCCCGGCACAGGACGAAACGAGCTCCGGTCTTGCACATGTTCGTCAGATGGATGGCACTTTCGACGAAAATCGCTTCAAGGACAATGTCCAGGATATCTTTTTCCGCGTCCAGGGGGCTTGGACCAGACGTGACCTGACACCTGTAGCCAGCCTCCAGACCCCGGAAATGCAGGATATCTTCCGCCGGCAGATTGAAGAACTGAAGGCTGCCGGTAACATCAACCGGCTTGAGAACATAGCAGTCCGTGAAGTGGAAATATCTGAAGTATGGCAGGAAGAAGGAAACGATTATATTACGGTGCGTTTTCTGGCAAGCATCCTTGACTACACTACCGATGAGACCGGGAAAGTTGTGTCCGGAAGCGACCTGGAACCCGTAAAGTTCGAGGAATACTGGACCTTCAGCCGGCCCGTCGGGCCGAACCAGTGGAAGTTGTCGGCCATTCAGCAGGCATAAACCGGCAGAACACTTACAAGCCCAGTGATACATAGCAGAAGCCGCCGGAGAATGATCCCCGGCGGCTTTTTCATTGGCCCTGCCGTTTGACAACGCCTTATTATCCGGTAGCTTTAAGCCATATCTATGCTGATCTATAACTCAAAGGAGGCGGATAATGTTTGAAGAGATCGACGTGCAGGAAGCCATCATAAAATCATTGCAAACGGAAAAAAATGCCATGAATTTTTATCAACTCGGCGCAACAAAAATGAAAGACCCCGATGCCATCAGGGTATTCAATGTGCTTGCCGCCGAGGAACGTGAACATGCCGGCCATTTCTACAAGATCTATAAAGGATCGAGTATCCCTGACTTTGACGAGTTCATTGACGCGCCTCCTGACTACGAATCCACCTGGATGGTTGCATTGTCCAGAACGATCAACTCCGACTTTACGGAGCAAAAGGCCCTTGAACTTGCCATGAGCAAGGAGCAAAACCTGGAAAAGACCCTGAGGGAAACCGCCGCTAAAATCAAGGATGAAAATGTTCGGGCCATATTCGAAATGAATGCCCGTGAAACCCATAATCATTACGAGATGATCGAATCGGAATATGCACGAATCATGGCGATGGTACATGAATCGGATATAGACACCTACGTCAGGGAATAACACCGGCAGATGGAATACCAGTCTGCTTCAACTAAAAAGCCCGCAGAAGCGGGCTTTTTAGTTCTAAATTTCCAGAAATTCAATATGCCTGTTTATTACCAAGGACATCTTCCTCGGTGACCGGAGCCCTGAATACCCGATACACCCAGATTTTGTAGATAATCACAATCGGTACAAAGATAAACGCCACAATTGTCATGATTTTAAGGGTATACGGACTCGACGACGAGTTGAATATCGTCAGGCTGTAGGCCGGATCAATGCTCGACGGGATAAGATTCGGGAAGAGCCCCACGACGCCGGTTGCTACTACGCTGAGCACCGTGACGCAGGATGCGGCAAAAGCTGCGAGCGTTGCCCCCTTGGCCGAGAGCACCCGGATTCCTGCAAGAGCGGCAACGGCGATAACCGGGACCACAAAGAGAATCGGATTCGCCAGATAATTGTCGAACAATTTCGTCGCAAACTTGGTGTAGGCAAGGAAAGCCACCGCAACCACAAGCAGGGCCGGCCAGGTCTTGTCGGCAATTCCTTTGGCACGGGCACTCAAGTCACCAACAGTCTTGACCGACAGCCAGAGCGCCCCATGCACCGTAAAGAGAAGCACGAAGAGAACCCCGGTCAGCAGCCCGTAGGGGTTGAGCAGCGAAATGAATGAGCCCTGATAGCCTGCTGCATCCATGGGAAGCCCCTTGAAAATATTGCCGAAGGCAACACCGAAGAGAAGCGCGGGCAAGAAATTGGATACTTGTATCGCCACATCCCAAGCCTTTTTCCACCCCTCCCCTTCCAGTTTTCCGCGAAACTCGAAAGAGACCCCTCGAACAATCAGGGAGAAGAGCAGGAGCAACAGCGCAGTATAGAGGTAGCTGAACATGAGGGCATAGGTAGTGGGAAACGCCGCAAAGGTGGCACCGCCGGCGGTGATGAGCCAGACTTCATTGCCGTCCCACACCGGCCCGATTGTATTGATTAGTACCCGCTTCTCGCCGTCGGTCCGGGCAAGTATGTTATGGAGCATTCCTGTCCCGAAGACGAAACCGTCAAGCATGAAATAAACAGCCCAAAGAACTCCCCAGAGCACAAACCAGGTAATCTGCAGTTCCATGTTACGCCCCCTTTACCGTCGTTGGTTTGATAATTCCGGAAAGATCGTCATCCGGCCCCTTGCGGGCGTATTTAGCCAAAAGGTAGATGTCGATGGCCCCAAGCAAACTGTAAATCAAGGTGAAGCCCACCAAAGAACCTATCACCTGAGGTGACGTCACCGCCTTTGAGACTCCTTCAGAAGTCTTCAGCACACCATACACGATCCAGGGCTGACGGCCCATTTCAGCCACTATCCAGCCAAGTTGCGCCGCAAGATATGGCAGAGGCAAGGACAACAGCATGATCTGCAGGAATAAGGTCCGTTTCTCAAGGGACTTCATCATTGAAAGAATTACGGCGGCCAAAACTGCCAGGGCAGTGAAGGAGCCGAGTCCCACCATGATACGGAAACTCCAGAAGGTAGCCTGTACCGGCGGCCGCATTTCCTTCGGGAAATCCTTGAGGCCCTTGATCTCGGAGTTGGGATCATGGAATGCGAGCAGGCTCACCAAATTGGGAATACAGATTTTCTCTACCGCATTGCACTCATTCTTAGGGTCGGGAAGAATGAGCAGGTTCATGCCGACTCCACGCTTGGTCTCCCATACCGACTCCATGGCAGCAAACTTGGTGGGTTGGGTCTTGGCGATTTCCACCGCATGGAAGTCGCCGGAAAGAAGCACCAGAACTACGCCCAACAGACCGAATAACGCCCCCATCCTGAATGAACGGACAAAGAAATCCACCTGGTTTTTCCGCAGCAAATGCCACGCAGAAATTCCCATGACAAAAAACGCCGCCACCATGTATCCGGAACTTACGGTATGGACGAACTTGATGATTCCATAGGGATTGGTAACAACCGCCATGAAGTCGACCATTTCGGCACGGCCATTACGGAGAACATAACCTACCGGGTTCTGCATCCAGCCGTTGGCCAGAAGGATCCAGAGGGCCGACAGGTTTGTCGCGATTGCCACCAGCCAAATGCTGATTGCATGGGTAACCTTAGATACCTTGTTCCAGCCGAATATCCAGACGCCGATGAAAACGGACTCCAGGAAAAA
The nucleotide sequence above comes from Geobacter benzoatilyticus. Encoded proteins:
- a CDS encoding Tim44 domain-containing protein, with the translated sequence MKNRWIVRLFTIAFAVSLIAMGYQEASARAGGGRSFGSRGARTYKSPSRMTNPYTSRPQPSPQQSFPQAQPQRQGGSFLRGLAGGVVGGLLGGMLFRSLGFAGPGAAGGIGIFDILLIGGILYLIYRFVASRRRAAQQTAGGTQQYWRQAESAEPAPQQYNFSQPPAQDETSSGLAHVRQMDGTFDENRFKDNVQDIFFRVQGAWTRRDLTPVASLQTPEMQDIFRRQIEELKAAGNINRLENIAVREVEISEVWQEEGNDYITVRFLASILDYTTDETGKVVSGSDLEPVKFEEYWTFSRPVGPNQWKLSAIQQA
- a CDS encoding ferritin-like domain-containing protein codes for the protein MFEEIDVQEAIIKSLQTEKNAMNFYQLGATKMKDPDAIRVFNVLAAEEREHAGHFYKIYKGSSIPDFDEFIDAPPDYESTWMVALSRTINSDFTEQKALELAMSKEQNLEKTLRETAAKIKDENVRAIFEMNARETHNHYEMIESEYARIMAMVHESDIDTYVRE
- the cydB gene encoding cytochrome d ubiquinol oxidase subunit II, whose translation is MELQITWFVLWGVLWAVYFMLDGFVFGTGMLHNILARTDGEKRVLINTIGPVWDGNEVWLITAGGATFAAFPTTYALMFSYLYTALLLLLFSLIVRGVSFEFRGKLEGEGWKKAWDVAIQVSNFLPALLFGVAFGNIFKGLPMDAAGYQGSFISLLNPYGLLTGVLFVLLFTVHGALWLSVKTVGDLSARAKGIADKTWPALLVVAVAFLAYTKFATKLFDNYLANPILFVVPVIAVAALAGIRVLSAKGATLAAFAASCVTVLSVVATGVVGLFPNLIPSSIDPAYSLTIFNSSSSPYTLKIMTIVAFIFVPIVIIYKIWVYRVFRAPVTEEDVLGNKQAY
- a CDS encoding cytochrome ubiquinol oxidase subunit I, whose product is MDVLTLSRLQFAATTMFHFIFVPLTLGLSILTAYMETRYVRTGDETYLKMTKFWGKLFLINFALGVVTGITQEFQFGMNWAEYSRYVGDIFGAPLAIEATVAFFLESVFIGVWIFGWNKVSKVTHAISIWLVAIATNLSALWILLANGWMQNPVGYVLRNGRAEMVDFMAVVTNPYGIIKFVHTVSSGYMVAAFFVMGISAWHLLRKNQVDFFVRSFRMGALFGLLGVVLVLLSGDFHAVEIAKTQPTKFAAMESVWETKRGVGMNLLILPDPKNECNAVEKICIPNLVSLLAFHDPNSEIKGLKDFPKEMRPPVQATFWSFRIMVGLGSFTALAVLAAVILSMMKSLEKRTLFLQIMLLSLPLPYLAAQLGWIVAEMGRQPWIVYGVLKTSEGVSKAVTSPQVIGSLVGFTLIYSLLGAIDIYLLAKYARKGPDDDLSGIIKPTTVKGA